In a single window of the Chionomys nivalis chromosome 11, mChiNiv1.1, whole genome shotgun sequence genome:
- the Ifnlr1 gene encoding interferon lambda receptor 1 isoform X2, producing the protein MCLKNQDLYRKFRGQVRAVSARGRSPRAVSPYLEYFFQVGLAPPTLVLTRMEKILWVNATYQLPPCVPSLDLKYDVEFWKEGEGHKTLYPANSYDQPVKIPLPKGANGRHCLSARTYYPHTEVKYSPFSEPSCTFLEDPGAIWALLTLLLGFPLLVAAAAAGVIWKKLEGDPWFQWVKRPQALDFTEYRYPTAAFLPSEPEFLDDLVLCPQKELTIKTRPIPPVRDPGTLQEGPEDDSTEDEDEDTDDSDSLQPYLEQPLFMREKLQMMGHSEADESGVDSGRSEDTSTWDSSDRSWSSTVNSSLKDDAGSSSCLDKKEPDQEPGGDGHQETLPCLAFSEDLGTAEELLKDELFRWNIWDSLSPKRDLVLGEPPVSLQTLTFSLGSHPEEEEGEEEEEEAEEEEEEDGWESEPKGSITSCWNTSSLQRTEVRDEMLGDYMAR; encoded by the exons ATGTGCCTGAAGAACCAGGATCTGTACAGAAAGTTCAGGGGACAAGTGCGGGCGGTGTCTGCGCGTGGCAGGTCCCCACGGGCGGTGTCCCCGTACCTGGAGTACTTTTTTCAAG TGGGGCTGGCCCCGCCCACCCTTGTGCTCACCCGGATGGAGAAGATCCTATGGGTCAATGCCACCTACCAGCTGCCACCTTGTGTGCCTTCTCTGGACCTGAAGTATGACGTGGAATTCTGGAAGGAGGGCGAGGGACACAAG ACCCTGTATCCTGCCAATTCATATGACCAACCTGTGAAGATCCCTCTCCCGAAAGGTGCTAACGGACGTCACTGCCTCAGCGCCAGGACCTACTATCCCCACACTGAGGTCAAGTACAGCCCTTTCTCTGAACCCAGCTGCACCTTTCTAGAAGACCCAG GGGCCATCTGGGCTCTCCTGACACTGCTCTTAGGCTTCCCTCTACTGGTAGCAGCTGCTGCAGCAGGTGTGATCTGGAAGAAACTGGAAGGGGACCCCTGGTTTCAGTGGGTGAAGAGGCCTCAAGCACTG GACTTTACTGAATACAGATACCCAACGGCAGCTTTTCTTCCCAGTGAACCTGAGTTCCTGGATGACCTGGTCCTCTGTCCCCAGAAAGAACTGACCATAAAGACCAGACCAATCCCTCCAGTCAGAGACCCAGGCACACTACAGGAAGGACCAGAAGATGACAGCACCGAGGATGAAGATGAGGACACAGATGACAGTGACAGCCTCCAACCCTATCTGGAACAGCCCCTCTTCATGAGGGAGAAGCTCCAGATGATGGGGCACTCGGAGGCAGATGAGTCTGGGGTAGACTCAGGAAGGAGCGAAGACACGTCAACCTGGGACTCTTCAGACAGGAGCTGGTCCAGCACGGTGAACTCCTCACTTAAGGACGATGCTGGATCTTCCAGCTGTTTGGACAAGAAGGAGCCAGACCAAGAGCCTGGTGGGGATGGGCACCAGGAGACACTTCCATGCCTGGCATTTTCTGAGGACTTGGGCACTGCAGAAGAGCTTCTAAAAGATGAACTCTTCAGGTGGAATATTTGGGATTCCTTATCCCCAAAGAGAGATCTGGTTCTTGGGGAGCCCCCAGTTTCTCTTCAGACACTGACTTTCTCCTTGGGCAGTCaccctgaggaagaggagggggaggaagaagaggaggaagcggaggaggaggaagaggaagatggctGGGAATCAGAACCCAAGGGCAGCATCACCAGCTGCTGGAACACTTCAagcctgcagaggacagaggtcaGGGATGAGATGCTGGGAGATTATATGGCCAGGTGA
- the Ifnlr1 gene encoding interferon lambda receptor 1 isoform X1: protein MWCVSRWAPLFFCLLQSVPGRFRLAPPRNVTLLSENFTVYLTWLPGLGNPPNVTYFVTYQGYPSSEPWRKVEQCAGTTALVCPLMCLKNQDLYRKFRGQVRAVSARGRSPRAVSPYLEYFFQVGLAPPTLVLTRMEKILWVNATYQLPPCVPSLDLKYDVEFWKEGEGHKTLYPANSYDQPVKIPLPKGANGRHCLSARTYYPHTEVKYSPFSEPSCTFLEDPGAIWALLTLLLGFPLLVAAAAAGVIWKKLEGDPWFQWVKRPQALDFTEYRYPTAAFLPSEPEFLDDLVLCPQKELTIKTRPIPPVRDPGTLQEGPEDDSTEDEDEDTDDSDSLQPYLEQPLFMREKLQMMGHSEADESGVDSGRSEDTSTWDSSDRSWSSTVNSSLKDDAGSSSCLDKKEPDQEPGGDGHQETLPCLAFSEDLGTAEELLKDELFRWNIWDSLSPKRDLVLGEPPVSLQTLTFSLGSHPEEEEGEEEEEEAEEEEEEDGWESEPKGSITSCWNTSSLQRTEVRDEMLGDYMAR, encoded by the exons ATGTGGTGTGTCAGCCGGTGGGCGCCCCTGTTCTTCTGCCTGCTGCAGAGCGTCCCAG GAAGGTTCCGGCTAGCCCCACCCAGAAACGTGACGCTGCTCTCCGAGAACTTCACTGTGTACCTGACGTGGCTTCCAGGGCTTGGTAACCCTCCGAACGTGACCTATTTCGTGACCTACCAAGG ATACCCCAGCTCCGAGCCTTGGCGAAAAGTGGAGCAGTGCGCAGGCACCACGGCTCTGGTGTGTCCCCTGATGTGCCTGAAGAACCAGGATCTGTACAGAAAGTTCAGGGGACAAGTGCGGGCGGTGTCTGCGCGTGGCAGGTCCCCACGGGCGGTGTCCCCGTACCTGGAGTACTTTTTTCAAG TGGGGCTGGCCCCGCCCACCCTTGTGCTCACCCGGATGGAGAAGATCCTATGGGTCAATGCCACCTACCAGCTGCCACCTTGTGTGCCTTCTCTGGACCTGAAGTATGACGTGGAATTCTGGAAGGAGGGCGAGGGACACAAG ACCCTGTATCCTGCCAATTCATATGACCAACCTGTGAAGATCCCTCTCCCGAAAGGTGCTAACGGACGTCACTGCCTCAGCGCCAGGACCTACTATCCCCACACTGAGGTCAAGTACAGCCCTTTCTCTGAACCCAGCTGCACCTTTCTAGAAGACCCAG GGGCCATCTGGGCTCTCCTGACACTGCTCTTAGGCTTCCCTCTACTGGTAGCAGCTGCTGCAGCAGGTGTGATCTGGAAGAAACTGGAAGGGGACCCCTGGTTTCAGTGGGTGAAGAGGCCTCAAGCACTG GACTTTACTGAATACAGATACCCAACGGCAGCTTTTCTTCCCAGTGAACCTGAGTTCCTGGATGACCTGGTCCTCTGTCCCCAGAAAGAACTGACCATAAAGACCAGACCAATCCCTCCAGTCAGAGACCCAGGCACACTACAGGAAGGACCAGAAGATGACAGCACCGAGGATGAAGATGAGGACACAGATGACAGTGACAGCCTCCAACCCTATCTGGAACAGCCCCTCTTCATGAGGGAGAAGCTCCAGATGATGGGGCACTCGGAGGCAGATGAGTCTGGGGTAGACTCAGGAAGGAGCGAAGACACGTCAACCTGGGACTCTTCAGACAGGAGCTGGTCCAGCACGGTGAACTCCTCACTTAAGGACGATGCTGGATCTTCCAGCTGTTTGGACAAGAAGGAGCCAGACCAAGAGCCTGGTGGGGATGGGCACCAGGAGACACTTCCATGCCTGGCATTTTCTGAGGACTTGGGCACTGCAGAAGAGCTTCTAAAAGATGAACTCTTCAGGTGGAATATTTGGGATTCCTTATCCCCAAAGAGAGATCTGGTTCTTGGGGAGCCCCCAGTTTCTCTTCAGACACTGACTTTCTCCTTGGGCAGTCaccctgaggaagaggagggggaggaagaagaggaggaagcggaggaggaggaagaggaagatggctGGGAATCAGAACCCAAGGGCAGCATCACCAGCTGCTGGAACACTTCAagcctgcagaggacagaggtcaGGGATGAGATGCTGGGAGATTATATGGCCAGGTGA